AAAGCACCCAGGGCCCCGGAGGAATGGAGCAGGCAGGTGTGTGGCCAGGCACTCCATCCACCCAGACCCACTCTCTGGATCCTGAGTCTCATCTGGGGTCAGCCTTTGCTTCTGCAGGTCCTGAAGCCCAGGTAAAGGGTTGGAGGACCAGAAAACCAGCAGAACCCCTCTCTGGACTGGATGTCCACCACCTCCATGAGCGCCATGTCTGAATTCCAGGAGAGCTCAGAGCAGTGAGCAAGGAGCCAGGAATATCTGCCAGAAGCCTGGCTTCCTTGTGGACTTCCACCAAGGGACCGAGTATGCATGGTCCAATAGGCCAACGGTGCGATGAGATCACTTGAGAACTCATCAAGGCTTTCCAAATGGTGTATTTGAGAAGTTCACTTGAGACAATTATtcgctgacaaaaaaaaaaattgaggagctaataaaacaaaatggaaacatgcAGACCAGTGTAACTTCCATGGGAAAGACGTAAAGGGAGGACCCCTTCTCCCCCACAAAGTCCAGAGGCCTCAGAACTCCCAACCCCGCCGCTGtgagcgcgcgcgcgcacgcgcacacacacactacttGCAGCCGCTCTCCTTGAAGAGCTCTCGGTAGCAGCTGACAGCGTTGTTCACACCCCTGCAGACGCCGAGACTGCACTCCAGGTTGGGATCATTGTCCCTGAGGATCTGCAGGCCGGCATCTAAATGTGCTAGGGCCTTGGCCAGGTGCCTGGCCATCAgctggcggggggagggggagccaaGCTGTCCTCACCTTCCTCCCCAGCTGCccgctcctgctccagccccaccagTTCTTCATTGGACAGGTCAGCGCCCTGGCTCTGCAGCAGCTCCACCACATCCACCTCCACGGCCTCGCTGAAACCCACACGGTGCGCCAGCGCCACGACGTGCCGCCGGATCTGCGAGAGGGTTTCCACCTGCCGGCTGCCAGCATCGTGCTGGAGGCACTCAGGCCACAGCTTCCGCCAGCCCCCATTCAGCACCGCAGAAGAGACCTCCTCCCAGGACTCGGAGATGTTGTACACAGCATCCAGGATGCTGTAGTCCCGCCAGAAGTCCAGGACCGCCGACTGCTCACCTGCACTTCCCGCCCGTGCTGTCAACAGGCGGAAGAGCCTCCGCAGGTAGCAGGCCTTGAAGGCGGCAACCACGTCCTGGGTCACGGGCTGGAGGAGGGCCGTGGTGTTCTTCGGCAGGTACTCCACGCGCACGTGGTCAGAGAGGTCGTCCAGGTTCGCGGGCCGGCCGGGAGCACTGTCCAGGATGAGCAGCGCTTTATGCCGGAGCCCATGCTGGGCGCAGTACCTCTCCACAGGGGGACAGAAGTACACAAACCACTCCTGGAAGAGGCCCATGGTGACCCAGGCCTTCTTGTGCGAGCGCCACAGCATTGGCAGGTTGGGCTTGGAGAAGCCCCTGAGGGCACGCGGGTTCTCCAAGGGGTACACCAGCAGCGGCTTCAGCTTGAAGTCTCCAGCTGCGTTGCCACCGAGCAGCAGGGTCAGGAGATCTCGGGCAGCTCTGAGCCCAGGGGCCGGCTTCTCGGCCGGGGAAAGGACCATCCAGTCCGGCAGCCACCTCCAGAAGAGCCGGGTCTCATCCACGTTGAACACCTGCTGGGCCGTGTAGCCGCCCTCCAGGATCACCCTCCACAGCAGCGCCGGGTACCTGCGCATAGCCTCTGCATCCACGTGCGCCGCCTCGCCGCTGGCCCCCGGGGT
This Camelus bactrianus isolate YW-2024 breed Bactrian camel chromosome 9, ASM4877302v1, whole genome shotgun sequence DNA region includes the following protein-coding sequences:
- the LOC105074462 gene encoding tigger transposable element-derived protein 1 codes for the protein MKRLLSAGQRRSIKRDRKAINLQVKLEVLWGFEAGEKLSRIGRTLGLSTSTVATIRDNKDKIRASSQAATPQAATKLMCSCSLVMENMERLLSVWIEDQNQRNVPVSVVLIQKARSLFQELKQAQGGGAESETFGASHGWFARFKEWHGLATPGASGEAAHVDAEAMRRYPALLWRVILEGGYTAQQVFNVDETRLFWRWLPDWMVLSPAEKPAPGLRAARDLLTLLLGGNAAGDFKLKPLLVYPLENPRALRGFSKPNLPMLWRSHKKAWVTMGLFQEWFVYFCPPVERYCAQHGLRHKALLILDSAPGRPANLDDLSDHVRVEYLPKNTTALLQPVTQDVVAAFKACYLRRLFRLLTARAGSAGEQSAVLDFWRDYSILDAVYNISESWEEVSSAVLNGGWRKLWPECLQHDAGSRQVETLSQIRRHVVALAHRVGFSEAVEVDVVELLQSQGADLSNEELVGLEQERAAGEEGEDSLAPPPPAS